In Terriglobia bacterium, one genomic interval encodes:
- a CDS encoding chalcone isomerase family protein → MRGASYLLIGVALLAPPAIGGELSGVSLPDRASVGGKALVLNGMGLRKAYGFAKVYVAGLYLEKKTASAEEILGSDTTRRIELRFVRHVSRDDIVKAWTEGFEKNAARRLGALEDRLDTLNGTMRDLEPGDVLAFSTVPDKGVLVEVGGQPATTIPGADFARTLLAIWLGPDPPNAALKAGLLGAR, encoded by the coding sequence ATGAGGGGAGCGTCGTACCTGCTGATCGGCGTCGCGCTTCTGGCGCCCCCGGCGATCGGAGGCGAGTTGTCCGGGGTCAGCCTCCCGGACCGTGCCTCGGTGGGGGGAAAGGCCCTCGTGCTCAACGGCATGGGACTCCGGAAGGCGTACGGCTTCGCGAAGGTCTACGTCGCGGGACTCTACCTCGAGAAGAAGACAGCGAGCGCGGAGGAGATCCTCGGATCGGACACGACTCGCCGGATCGAGCTTCGGTTCGTACGCCACGTGAGTCGGGACGACATCGTGAAGGCGTGGACGGAGGGGTTCGAGAAGAATGCGGCCAGGAGGCTGGGCGCGCTCGAGGATCGCCTCGACACGCTGAACGGCACCATGCGGGACCTCGAGCCCGGTGACGTCCTGGCCTTCTCGACGGTTCCAGACAAGGGCGTCCTCGTGGAGGTCGGTGGCCAGCCGGCGACGACGATCCCGGGCGCCGATTTCGCCAGAACGTTGCTCGCGATCTGGCTCGGACCCGATCCGCCCAACGCGGCGCTCAAGGCGGGCCTGCTTGGCGCCCGGTAG